The following proteins are co-located in the Noviherbaspirillum sp. UKPF54 genome:
- the acnB gene encoding bifunctional aconitate hydratase 2/2-methylisocitrate dehydratase, translating to MLEAYRQHVAERAALGIPPLPLSAKQTEELVALLKNPPAGEEKFLVDLITNRVPAGVDDAAKVKAAFLAKVAKGEETCALISRETATQLLGTMLGGFNIKPLIELLGDAVVGGVAANGLKKTLLMFDYFHDVKELADKGNANAKAVLQSWADAEWFTSRPEVPQSMTLTVFKVSGETNTDDLSPAPDATTRPDIPMHALAMLKNARPGINPDEPGKVGPIKQIEALKAKGNLVAYVGDVVGTGSSRKSATNSVLWFTGEDIPFIPNKRFGGVCLGSKIAPIFYNTMEDAGALPIELDVSKMDMGDVIELRPYEGKALKNGEVIAEFKVKSDVIFDEVRAGGRIPLIIGRGLTAKARESLGLAPSTLFRLPQNPADSGKGFSLAQKMVGRACGLPEGQGIRPGTYCEPKMTTVGSQDTTGPMTRDELKDLACLGFSADLVMQSFCHTAAYPKLVDVKMHRELPTFISNRGGVALRPGDGVIHSWLNRLLLPDTVGTGGDSHTRFPIGISFPAGSGLVAFAAATGVMPLDMPESVLVRFKGEMQPGVTLRDLVNAIPLYAIRQGMLTVEKKGKKNIFSGRILEIEGLPQLKVEQAFELSDASAERSAAGCTVHLDKEPIIEYMNSNITLMKWMIANGYQDKRTLERRIKAMEAWIAKPELLKGDADAEYAAVIEIDLADIKEPIVACPNDPDDVKTLSEVAGDKIDEVFVGSCMTNIGHFRAASKLLEGKSDIPVRLWIAPPTKMDQQVLTAEGHYGNLGRTGARMEMPGCSLCMGNQAQVRKGSTAMSTSTRNFPNRLGLDTRVYLGSAELAAVCAMLGKIPTKEEYMANIGVIDKNASDIYRYMNFDQIAEFREVADTVQL from the coding sequence ATGCTGGAAGCATACCGTCAACATGTCGCCGAACGCGCCGCGCTTGGCATTCCCCCGCTGCCCTTGTCCGCAAAACAGACTGAAGAGCTGGTGGCATTGCTGAAGAATCCTCCCGCAGGCGAGGAAAAATTCCTGGTCGACCTCATTACCAATCGCGTTCCGGCCGGTGTGGACGATGCGGCAAAGGTCAAGGCGGCCTTCCTGGCGAAAGTCGCCAAGGGCGAAGAAACATGCGCGCTGATTTCGCGCGAGACGGCGACCCAGTTGCTGGGCACGATGCTGGGCGGTTTCAACATCAAGCCGCTGATCGAATTGCTGGGTGATGCAGTCGTTGGCGGCGTCGCTGCCAATGGCCTGAAGAAGACCCTGCTGATGTTCGACTATTTCCACGACGTCAAGGAACTGGCCGACAAGGGCAATGCGAACGCCAAGGCCGTGCTGCAATCGTGGGCCGATGCCGAGTGGTTCACTTCCCGTCCGGAAGTACCGCAAAGCATGACCCTGACCGTGTTCAAGGTCTCCGGCGAAACCAATACCGACGATCTGTCGCCGGCTCCTGACGCAACCACCCGCCCGGATATCCCGATGCACGCGCTGGCGATGCTGAAAAATGCACGCCCGGGCATCAACCCGGACGAGCCGGGCAAGGTTGGCCCGATCAAGCAGATCGAAGCGCTGAAGGCCAAGGGCAACCTGGTCGCCTACGTCGGCGACGTGGTCGGCACCGGTTCCTCCCGCAAGTCCGCGACCAACTCCGTGCTGTGGTTCACCGGCGAAGACATCCCGTTCATTCCGAACAAGCGTTTCGGCGGCGTCTGCCTCGGCTCCAAGATCGCTCCGATTTTCTACAACACGATGGAAGATGCCGGCGCGCTGCCGATCGAACTCGACGTGTCCAAGATGGACATGGGCGACGTGATCGAACTGCGTCCGTATGAAGGCAAGGCGCTGAAGAACGGAGAAGTGATCGCCGAATTCAAGGTCAAATCCGACGTGATCTTTGACGAAGTGCGCGCCGGCGGCCGTATTCCGCTGATCATCGGCCGCGGCCTGACCGCCAAGGCGCGCGAGTCGCTCGGGCTGGCTCCGTCCACGCTGTTCCGCCTGCCGCAAAACCCGGCCGATTCCGGCAAGGGCTTCTCGCTGGCGCAGAAGATGGTCGGTCGCGCCTGCGGCCTGCCGGAAGGCCAGGGCATTCGCCCGGGCACCTACTGCGAGCCGAAGATGACCACCGTGGGTTCGCAAGACACCACCGGCCCGATGACCCGCGACGAGCTGAAGGACCTGGCTTGCCTGGGCTTCTCCGCCGATCTGGTGATGCAGTCGTTCTGCCACACCGCGGCCTACCCGAAGCTGGTCGACGTCAAGATGCATCGCGAACTGCCGACCTTCATCTCGAACCGCGGCGGCGTGGCCCTGCGCCCGGGCGACGGCGTGATCCACTCCTGGCTCAACCGTCTGCTGTTGCCGGACACCGTCGGTACCGGCGGCGACTCGCACACCCGTTTCCCGATCGGCATTTCGTTCCCGGCAGGCTCCGGCCTGGTCGCGTTTGCGGCTGCCACCGGCGTCATGCCGCTGGATATGCCGGAATCGGTGCTGGTGCGCTTCAAGGGTGAAATGCAGCCGGGCGTCACGCTGCGCGACCTGGTCAACGCGATCCCGCTGTACGCGATCCGCCAGGGCATGCTGACCGTCGAGAAGAAGGGCAAGAAGAACATCTTCTCCGGCCGCATCCTCGAAATCGAAGGCTTGCCGCAGCTGAAGGTCGAACAGGCATTCGAGCTGTCCGACGCTTCCGCCGAGCGCTCCGCCGCCGGCTGCACGGTCCACCTCGACAAGGAACCGATCATCGAGTACATGAACTCGAACATCACCCTGATGAAGTGGATGATCGCCAACGGCTATCAGGACAAGCGTACGCTGGAGCGCCGCATCAAGGCGATGGAAGCCTGGATCGCCAAGCCGGAACTGCTCAAGGGCGATGCCGACGCGGAATACGCTGCCGTCATCGAGATCGACCTGGCGGACATCAAGGAACCGATCGTGGCTTGCCCGAACGACCCGGACGACGTGAAGACGCTGTCCGAAGTCGCCGGCGACAAGATCGACGAAGTGTTCGTCGGTTCCTGCATGACCAACATCGGCCACTTCCGCGCAGCGTCCAAGCTGTTGGAAGGCAAGAGCGATATCCCGGTCCGCCTGTGGATCGCTCCGCCGACCAAGATGGACCAGCAGGTGCTGACCGCCGAAGGCCACTACGGCAACCTCGGCCGCACCGGCGCGCGCATGGAAATGCCGGGTTGCTCGCTGTGCATGGGTAACCAGGCGCAGGTGCGCAAGGGCTCCACCGCGATGTCGACCTCGACCCGCAACTTCCCGAACCGCCTGGGTCTGGATACGCGCGTCTACCTCGGCTCGGCTGAACTCGCGGCTGTCTGCGCGATGCTCGGCAAGATCCCGACCAAGGAAGAGTACATGGCGAATATCGGCGTGATCGACAAGAACGCGTCCGATATCTACCGCTACATGAACTTCGACCAGATCGCGGAATTCCGCGAAGTGGCGGATACCGTCCAGCTCTGA
- a CDS encoding Hsp70 family protein, whose product MSAPRYSIGIDLGTTHSALAYTDMQASDGEKTLHGVLDVPQLTAPGAVEAHALLPSFLYLPHGDEFAPGELSLPWTGALDYIVGELARSRGATTPIRLVSSAKSWLCHPGVDRRAAILPGDAPPEVTRVSPLEASIRYLTHLRHAWDHAHPDAPFDRQDVTVTIPASFDPAARELTAEAARAAGYQSLTLLEEPQAALYNWIQASQGRWRREVKPGDIILVVDVGGGTSDFSLIAVVEREGNLELHRVAVGDHILLGGDNMDLTLAHVVARKLSANGTQLDPWQMRALTYGCRAAKETLLSETDAQSVPIVVPSRGSKLIGGSIRTELTREEVAAVILDGFFPQVDASARPATRTRAALTQLGLPFAQDAAVTRHLAGFLGRQAGALAELEGFVGRVDPGASFLHPTAVLFNGGVFKSDLLAKRAMDTINGWLAAENAQPARLLTGADLDLAVARGAAYYGYVRHGRGVRIRGGTARAYYVGVESAMPAIPGMEPPIQALCVAPFGMEEGSDAELQTQEFGLVVGEPVHFRFFGSSTRRQDQLGTMLDWWQPDELQELDEIQATLPAEGREPGEVVQVRLHARVTEAGTLELSAAPRSGGERWNVEFDVRGHNQ is encoded by the coding sequence ATGAGCGCGCCGCGCTATTCGATCGGGATCGACCTCGGTACCACCCACAGCGCCCTCGCCTATACCGACATGCAGGCCAGCGATGGCGAGAAAACGCTGCACGGCGTGCTCGACGTTCCGCAGCTCACCGCGCCCGGCGCGGTGGAGGCGCACGCGCTGCTGCCGTCCTTTCTCTACCTTCCGCACGGCGACGAATTCGCGCCGGGCGAGCTCAGCCTGCCCTGGACCGGCGCGCTGGACTACATCGTCGGCGAACTGGCGCGCAGCCGTGGCGCGACCACGCCGATCCGGCTGGTGTCGAGCGCCAAGAGCTGGCTGTGCCATCCCGGCGTGGACCGGCGCGCCGCCATCCTGCCGGGCGACGCGCCGCCGGAAGTGACGCGCGTTTCGCCGCTGGAGGCGTCGATCCGCTACCTGACGCACCTGCGCCATGCCTGGGACCATGCGCATCCGGATGCGCCGTTCGACCGGCAGGACGTCACCGTCACGATCCCCGCCTCGTTCGACCCAGCCGCGCGGGAGCTGACCGCTGAAGCCGCGCGCGCCGCAGGCTACCAGTCGCTCACGCTGCTGGAAGAACCGCAGGCCGCACTGTACAACTGGATACAAGCCAGCCAGGGCCGCTGGCGCCGGGAAGTCAAGCCCGGCGACATCATTCTGGTGGTCGACGTCGGCGGCGGCACCAGCGACTTTTCGCTGATCGCCGTGGTCGAGCGCGAGGGCAACCTGGAGCTGCACCGGGTCGCGGTCGGCGACCATATCCTGCTCGGCGGCGACAACATGGACCTGACCCTGGCCCACGTCGTCGCGCGCAAGCTGTCGGCCAACGGCACCCAGCTCGATCCGTGGCAGATGCGCGCGCTGACCTACGGCTGCCGCGCCGCCAAGGAAACGCTGCTGTCCGAAACCGACGCCCAGTCCGTGCCGATCGTCGTGCCCAGCCGGGGCTCCAAGCTGATTGGCGGTTCGATCCGCACCGAACTCACGCGCGAGGAAGTCGCCGCCGTCATCCTCGACGGCTTCTTCCCGCAGGTGGACGCTTCGGCGCGACCGGCTACCCGTACCCGCGCCGCGCTGACCCAGCTCGGCCTGCCTTTCGCGCAGGATGCGGCGGTGACCCGCCATCTGGCCGGCTTCCTTGGGCGCCAGGCCGGCGCGCTGGCCGAGCTGGAAGGCTTCGTCGGGCGCGTCGATCCCGGCGCCAGCTTCCTGCATCCGACCGCGGTCCTGTTCAACGGTGGCGTATTCAAGTCCGACTTGCTGGCCAAACGTGCCATGGACACCATCAACGGCTGGCTCGCCGCCGAAAACGCGCAGCCGGCACGCCTCCTGACCGGCGCCGACCTCGACCTGGCGGTGGCGCGCGGCGCGGCATATTACGGCTATGTGCGGCACGGACGCGGCGTGCGCATCCGCGGCGGCACCGCGCGCGCCTATTACGTCGGGGTCGAATCGGCGATGCCGGCCATCCCCGGCATGGAACCGCCGATACAGGCGCTGTGCGTGGCGCCGTTCGGCATGGAGGAAGGCAGCGACGCCGAGTTGCAGACGCAGGAGTTCGGGCTGGTGGTGGGCGAGCCGGTGCATTTCCGCTTCTTCGGCTCGTCCACGCGGCGCCAGGATCAGCTCGGCACCATGCTCGACTGGTGGCAGCCGGACGAATTGCAGGAACTGGACGAAATCCAGGCCACGCTGCCTGCCGAAGGACGAGAGCCGGGCGAAGTGGTGCAGGTCCGGCTGCACGCCAGGGTGACGGAGGCCGGCACGCTCGAGCTGTCGGCCGCGCCACGTAGCGGCGGCGAGCGCTGGAACGTGGAATTCGACGTGCGCGGCCATAACCAATGA
- a CDS encoding DUF2760 domain-containing protein encodes MTDTKTRPEKNPKPSFFRRIPLAFGAFFRTFSDVDYASRIDHLRQPEAAPPEPAPAPAPAPAAAPKPPPPQLKEASPDAALQLLALLQRDARLIDFTMENLSNYTDAEIGAAARVVHEGCRKVLNEHFTIAPIREESEGNRITLNEGFDAASISLTGIVVGKAPFHGSLTHRGWRAKEVRLPKLAEHHDATVLAPAEVEL; translated from the coding sequence ATGACCGACACGAAAACCAGGCCGGAGAAAAACCCCAAGCCTTCATTTTTCCGGCGCATCCCGCTCGCCTTCGGCGCCTTCTTCCGCACCTTTTCCGACGTGGATTACGCCAGCCGAATCGATCATCTGCGGCAGCCCGAAGCCGCCCCGCCGGAACCGGCTCCGGCGCCCGCTCCTGCCCCGGCGGCCGCGCCGAAGCCGCCACCGCCGCAACTGAAGGAAGCGTCGCCGGACGCGGCGCTGCAGCTGCTGGCCCTGCTGCAGCGCGATGCGCGCCTGATCGACTTCACGATGGAAAACCTGTCCAATTACACCGATGCCGAAATCGGCGCGGCGGCGCGGGTGGTGCATGAAGGCTGCCGCAAGGTGCTGAACGAGCACTTTACGATCGCCCCGATCCGGGAGGAAAGCGAGGGCAACCGCATCACCCTGAATGAGGGTTTCGATGCCGCGTCGATCAGCCTCACCGGCATCGTCGTGGGCAAGGCGCCGTTCCACGGCAGCCTCACGCACCGCGGCTGGCGCGCCAAGGAAGTTCGATTGCCCAAGCTGGCAGAGCACCATGACGCGACCGTGCTGGCGCCGGCGGAGGTGGAGCTATGA